A stretch of Arachis hypogaea cultivar Tifrunner chromosome 15, arahy.Tifrunner.gnm2.J5K5, whole genome shotgun sequence DNA encodes these proteins:
- the LOC112750546 gene encoding large ribosomal subunit protein uL15c-like: MRVGLRKYVHVNLRDIEDARFKDGEEVSLETLKEKGVINPSGREKKLPLKILGEGELSKKLTFKARAFSTSAKEKLESAGCSLTVLPGRKKWVKPSVAKNLARAEEYFAKKRAAAAASEPASA, from the exons ATGCGTGTTGGGCTACGAAAATATGTCCATGTAAATCTGAGGGACATAGAGGATGCTAGATTTAAGGATGGTGAAGAGGTGTCTCTTGAAACTCTAAAGGAGAAGGGTGTGATTAATCCATCaggaagagaaaagaaacttcctTTGAAG ATTTTAGGTGAAGGAGAGCTTAGTAAGAAGTTGACATTTAAAGCCCGTGCTTTTTCAACATCCGCAAAGGAGAAACTAGAGAGTGCTGGTTGTTCCCTCACTGTGCTTCCTGGCCGTAAGAAATGGGTTAAGCCATCTGTTGCTAAAAACCTTGCGCGTGCTGAAGAATACTTCGCCAAGAAGCGAGCTGCTGCAGCTGCATCTGAACCAGCTTCCGCATGA
- the LOC112750544 gene encoding large ribosomal subunit protein uL15c translates to MAVSASLIPVSSTTTTSLAFGTRKPPAFPSLACPFKGSLKKLNSTPCGYTATLRVQLRRPLSVVVNKAASAPAPAAGASSVRFRLDNLGPQPGSRKKAKRKGRGISAGQGASCGFGMRGQKSRSGPGVRKGFEGGQMPLYRRIPKLRGIAGGMRAGLPKYVHVNLRDIEDARFKDGEEVSLETLKEKGVINPSGRERKLPLKILGEGELSKKLTFKARAFSTSAKEKLESAGCSLTVLPGRKKWVKPSVAKNLARAEEYFAKKRAAAAASEPAST, encoded by the exons ATGGCAGTTTCAGCTTCTCTAATTCCGGTATCATCCACCACCACGACTTCGCTCGCATTCGGCACCAGAAAGCCACCCGCATTTCCGTCTCTTGCTTGTCCATTCAAG GGATCCCTCAAGAAGTTGAACTCGACACCATGCGGCTACACGGCAACGCTCAGGGTGCAGCTCAGAAGACCCCTCTCGGTGGTAGTGAACAAGGCGGCTTCTGCCCCTGCCCCTGCGGCGGGGGCTTCGAGCGTGCGGTTCAGGCTTGACAACCTGGGCCCGCAACCGGGTTCGAGGAAGAAGGCGAAGAGAAAGGGAAGAGGCATATCGGCAGGGCAAGGCGCAAGCTGTGGTTTTGGGATGAGGGGTCAGAAGTCACGGTCTGGCCCCGGCGTCAGGAAGGGTTTCGAGGGTGGTCAGATGCCCCTTTACCGTCGAATCCCCAAACTTCGAGGAATTGCTGGCG GTATGCGTGCTGGGCTACCAAAATATGTCCATGTAAATCTGAGGGACATAGAGGATGCTAGATTTAAGGATGGTGAAGAGGTGTCTCTTGAAACTCTAAAGGAGAAGGGTGTGATTAATCCATCAGGAAGAGAAAGGAAACTTCCTTTGAAG ATTTTAGGTGAAGGAGAGCTTAGTAAGAAGTTGACATTTAAAGCCCGTGCTTTTTCAACATCCGCAAAGGAGAAACTAGAGAGTGCTGGTTGTTCCCTCACTGTGCTTCCTGGCCGTAAGAAATGGGTTAAGCCATCTGTTGCTAAAAACCTTGCGCGTGCTGAAGAATACTTCGCCAAGAAGCGAGCTGCTGCAGCTGCATCTGAACCAGCTTCCACATGA
- the LOC112750543 gene encoding uncharacterized protein isoform X1, translated as MATLHCNSLTLNKPFYQQSSRTRPPFLYPVFSSNRFVPNIGSSTSRSFKTSTSFSRWSGTVSAVVSEGSAVGASFSATEVFKLTYLEGNSWLWNVGGANILVDPILVGNLDFGIPWLYDAAKKVLKKFQLSDLPEIDCLLITQSLDDHCHLKTLNPFSQKFPNVRVIATPNAKTLLDPLFNNVTYVEPGESSVIESKNGSNICIKATAGPVLGPPWQRPENGYIVRSPQGQLSLYYEPHCVYNQNLVEKEKVDIVITPVIKQLLPNFTLVSGQEDAVKLAKLLQARFIVPMKNGDLDSKGVLASLVQSEGTIESFKDLLSRELPDAKFIEPAIGVPLEISAN; from the exons ATGGCCACGCTTCACTGCAATTCACTCACTCTTAATAAACCGTTTTATCAACAATCCTCAAGAACAAGACCACCCTTCTTGTACCCCGTTTTCTCATCCAATCGTTTTGTACCAAATATTGGATCCTCTACCTCTAGGTCATTCAAGACCTCAACTTCTTTCAG CAGGTGGAGTGGGACTGTTTCTGCTGTTGTTTCAGAGGGGAGCGCCGTTGGGGCGAGTTTTTCTGCGACTGAGGTCTTCAAACTGACATATTTGGAG GGAAATAGTTGGCTGTGGAATGTTGGTGGGGCTAACATATTGGTTGATCCAATTTTGGTTGGTAACTTGGATTTTGGAATTCCTTGGCTATATGATGCTGCTAAGAAAGTGTTAAAGAAGTTCCAG CTCAGTGATCTTCCTGAAATCGATTGCCTACTCATTACACAAAGCCTTGATGATCATTGCCATTTGAAGACCTTGAACCCTTTCTCTCAGAAATTCCCAAATGTTAGAGTTATAGCAACTCCTAACGCCAAAACTTTGCTTGATCCTCTGTTCAACAAT GTTACATATGTTGAACCTGGAGAGAGCTCTGTTATTGAATCAAAGAATGGTTCCAACATCTGCATTAAGGCTACAGCAGGACCAGTTCTTGGACCTCCTTGGCAACGCCCTGAGAACGG GTATATTGTTAGATCTCCACAGGGGCAATTGTCTCTTTACTATGAACCTCACTGTGTGTACAATCAAAATCTGGTTGAGAAGGAAAAGGTAGATATCGTGATCACGCCGGTGATAAAGCAGCTTTTGCCGAATTTCACCCTGGTTTCAGGACAAGAAGATGCTGTGAAACTTGCTAAGCTGCTGCAAGCCAG GTTCATTGTGCCAATGAAAAATGGAGACCTAGATAGCAAAGGAGTACTAGCAAGCTTAGTTCAGTCTGAAGGAACAATAGAATCATTTAAG GATCTTTTATCAAGAGAGTTACCAGATGCAAAGTTTATAGAGCCTGCCATTGGCGTTCCACTAGAAATTTCAGCAAACTAA
- the LOC112750543 gene encoding uncharacterized protein isoform X2: protein MATLHCNSLTLNKPFYQQSSRTRPPFLYPVFSSNRFVPNIGSSTSRSFKTSTSFRWSGTVSAVVSEGSAVGASFSATEVFKLTYLEGNSWLWNVGGANILVDPILVGNLDFGIPWLYDAAKKVLKKFQLSDLPEIDCLLITQSLDDHCHLKTLNPFSQKFPNVRVIATPNAKTLLDPLFNNVTYVEPGESSVIESKNGSNICIKATAGPVLGPPWQRPENGYIVRSPQGQLSLYYEPHCVYNQNLVEKEKVDIVITPVIKQLLPNFTLVSGQEDAVKLAKLLQARFIVPMKNGDLDSKGVLASLVQSEGTIESFKDLLSRELPDAKFIEPAIGVPLEISAN, encoded by the exons ATGGCCACGCTTCACTGCAATTCACTCACTCTTAATAAACCGTTTTATCAACAATCCTCAAGAACAAGACCACCCTTCTTGTACCCCGTTTTCTCATCCAATCGTTTTGTACCAAATATTGGATCCTCTACCTCTAGGTCATTCAAGACCTCAACTTCTTTCAG GTGGAGTGGGACTGTTTCTGCTGTTGTTTCAGAGGGGAGCGCCGTTGGGGCGAGTTTTTCTGCGACTGAGGTCTTCAAACTGACATATTTGGAG GGAAATAGTTGGCTGTGGAATGTTGGTGGGGCTAACATATTGGTTGATCCAATTTTGGTTGGTAACTTGGATTTTGGAATTCCTTGGCTATATGATGCTGCTAAGAAAGTGTTAAAGAAGTTCCAG CTCAGTGATCTTCCTGAAATCGATTGCCTACTCATTACACAAAGCCTTGATGATCATTGCCATTTGAAGACCTTGAACCCTTTCTCTCAGAAATTCCCAAATGTTAGAGTTATAGCAACTCCTAACGCCAAAACTTTGCTTGATCCTCTGTTCAACAAT GTTACATATGTTGAACCTGGAGAGAGCTCTGTTATTGAATCAAAGAATGGTTCCAACATCTGCATTAAGGCTACAGCAGGACCAGTTCTTGGACCTCCTTGGCAACGCCCTGAGAACGG GTATATTGTTAGATCTCCACAGGGGCAATTGTCTCTTTACTATGAACCTCACTGTGTGTACAATCAAAATCTGGTTGAGAAGGAAAAGGTAGATATCGTGATCACGCCGGTGATAAAGCAGCTTTTGCCGAATTTCACCCTGGTTTCAGGACAAGAAGATGCTGTGAAACTTGCTAAGCTGCTGCAAGCCAG GTTCATTGTGCCAATGAAAAATGGAGACCTAGATAGCAAAGGAGTACTAGCAAGCTTAGTTCAGTCTGAAGGAACAATAGAATCATTTAAG GATCTTTTATCAAGAGAGTTACCAGATGCAAAGTTTATAGAGCCTGCCATTGGCGTTCCACTAGAAATTTCAGCAAACTAA
- the LOC112750545 gene encoding pyrophosphate-energized membrane proton pump 2, which yields MMIDDDKEAGSLGPYHDRPRTFPNMRTKPYTPVIFRILLGINVRVLFILLLLGFGAIFYMGASTSPIIVFVISICILSFLVSIYLTKWVLAKDEGPPEMVQCYLSI from the exons ATGATGATCGATGACGACAAGGAGGCTGGTTCTTTGGGGCCTTACCACGACAGGCCAAGAACTTTCCCCAACATGCGCACCAAACCTTACACCCCAGTG ATATTTCGTATTCTCCTGGGAATAAATGTCCGTGTTCTATTCATTCTTTTGCTCCTCGGATTTGGGGCTATCTTTTACATGGGAGCCAGTACATCTCCCATCATTGTCTTTGTCATCTCTATTTGTATTCTCAGCTTCCTTGTGTCTATATATCTTACAAAGTGGGTGCTTGCAAAGGATGAGGGCCCCCCTGAAATGGTTCAG TGTTATCTCAGCATCTAG